In a genomic window of Brassica rapa cultivar Chiifu-401-42 chromosome A10, CAAS_Brap_v3.01, whole genome shotgun sequence:
- the LOC103844174 gene encoding probable membrane metalloprotease ARASP2, chloroplastic — MLLNISSSPISHRIPRFLSKLNNQSKTHLPKSHLSFTFFRNKRNPYDGERISYKPRALAGFDIGSFESVLEASAVLTAIIVVHETGHFLAASLQGIHVSKFAIGFGPILAKFNSNNVEYSLRAFPLGGFVGFPDNDPNSGIPLDDKNLLKNRPIWDRVVVVSAGIVANVIFAYAIIFAQVVFVGLPVQEAFPGVLVPDVKSSSAGSRDGLLPGDVILAVDGSELSSYGSDSVSKVVDVVKSNPNHSVLLRVQRGKEGFDIMITPDKSFDGTGRIGVQLSPNVRFSKVKPKNVTETFSFVGREFFGLSYNVLDSLKKTFLNFSQTASQVAGPVAIIAVGAQVAKSNADGLYQFAALLNLNLAVINLLPLPALDGGTLALILLEAVRGGRKLPLEVEQGIMSSGILLVIFLGLFLIVKDTLNLDFIREML; from the coding sequence ATGCTATTAAACATCTCATCCTCTCCAATTTCTCATCGAATACCTCGCTTCCTCTCCAAGCTAAACAACCAATCCAAAACCCACCTCCCAAAATCTCACCTCTCCTTCACTTTCTtcagaaacaaaagaaaccCATACGATGGTGAAAGGATCAGTTACAAACCACGAGCTCTCGCTGGATTCGATATTGGAAGTTTCGAGTCAGTTCTCGAAGCTTCAGCTGTTCTCACAGCGATCATAGTCGTCCACGAAACAGGTCACTTCTTAGCCGCTTCTCTCCAAGGCATCCACGTCAGCAAGTTCGCGATAGGTTTCGGTCCCATCCTAGCTAAGTTCAATTCCAACAACGTTGAGTACTCTCTTAGAGCTTTCCCTCTAGGCGGGTTTGTCGGATTCCCTGACAACGATCCAAACAGTGGCATCCCTCTAGACGACAAAAACCTCCTCAAGAACCGACCTATTTGGGACAGAGTGGTTGTGGTCTCAGCTGGAATCGTAGCTAACGTGATCTTCGCTTACGCTATCATCTTTGCTCAAGTTGTATTCGTTGGCTTACCGGTTCAAGAAGCCTTTCCAGGAGTTCTTGTCCCTGACGTTAAGTCTTCCTCTGCTGGTTCTCGCGATGGATTGCTTCCTGGAGACGTTATCTTAGCCGTTGATGGCAGTGAGCTCTCCAGCTACGGTTCTGACTCCGTTTCCAAGGTTGTTGACGTCGTCAAGAGCAATCCGAATCACAGTGTGTTGCTCAGGGTCCAGAGAGGTAAAGAAGGTTTTGATATCATGATCACACCTGATAAGAGTTTCGACGGGACAGGGAGAATCGGTGTTCAGCTATCACCGAACGTGAGATTCTCGAAGGTGAAACCGAAGAACGTAACAGAGACTTTTAGTTTCGTCGGTAGAGAGTTCTTTGGTCTCTCTTACAATGTTTTAGACAGTTTGAAAAAGACTTTCCTCAACTTCTCTCAAACCGCTAGTCAAGTCGCTGGTCCGGTTGCCATCATTGCGGTTGGAGCTCAAGTAGCGAAATCAAACGCGGACGGGCTATACCAGTTTGCGGCACTGCTGAATCTAAACCTTGCGGTGATCAACCTGTTGCCGTTACCGGCTCTAGATGGCGGAACATTGGCTTTGATCTTGTTGGAAGCGGTTCGAGGTGGGAGGAAGCTACCGTTAGAGGTTGAGCAAGGGATCATGTCGTCTGGAATCTTGCTTGTGATATTTCTTGGATTGTTTCTCATTGTTAAGGACACACTTAACCTTGATTTCATCAGAGAAATGTTGTAA
- the LOC103844175 gene encoding ATP-dependent helicase rhp16 isoform X4: MRKGTKRKASREKGKLLWEIWEKEDQKWVDEHKTEDGDLEQLNNVITETTEPPPDFIMPLFRYQKEFLAWAIKQEQSAAAGGILADEMGMGKTIQAISLVLARREAVGFTLVICPLVAVSQWLDEIARCTSPGSAKVLVYHGAKKVKNAEEFRKYDFVLTTYSTVENGYRGCIVSPEKQCEFCSESFSPQKLIIHNKYFCGPLAVKTTEQTLEEDQIGSVVKEKPILHSVRWNRIILDEAHNIKERSSSTAKAVFALEANYRWALSGTPLQNHVGEFYSLIRFLQILPYSYYFCRDCDCSILDYTKHTRCHSCPHQAARHFCWWGKNVTKVYGNQERGKRAMIVFKKVLKDILIRRTKLELAADLALPPRIITLRRDALDDEEFDYYESLYENSQAQFNTYVQGGTWMKKDADIFVLLFRLRQAVDHQYLVEYSPSNLNDENKKEHECGLCHEPAEDNVVTSCAHVFCKACLIDFSASLRKVSCPTCSKLLTVDWTAKAGTEQQAKSKTTLKGFRASSIMNLIKLDDFQTSTKIEALREEIRLMVERDGSAKAIVFSQFTSFLDLINYSLGKSGVSCAQLVGDMPRAAKDVAINKFREDPDCRVFLMSFKAGGVALNLTVASHVFMMDPCWNPAVERQAQDRIHRIGQYKPIRVVKFIIENTVEERIIELQKKKELLFEGTVDGSQEAMRKLTRDDMKFLFTIYN; the protein is encoded by the exons ATGCGAAAGGGCACTAAAAGGAAAGCCTCCAGAGAGAAAGGCAAGCTGTTGTGGGAGATCTGGGAAAAAGAAGATCAGAAATGGGTTGATGAACATAAGACAGAGGATGGAGATTTGGAACAACTGAATAATGTGATTACTGAAACTACCGAGCCGCCTCCTGATTTTATTATGCCACTGTTTAGGTACCAGAAGGAGTTTTTAGCATGGGCAATAAAACAGGAACAGTCAGCTGCTGCAGGAGGCATTCTCGCAGATGAGATGGGGATGGGAAAAACCATACAAGCCATCTCTCTTGTTCTTGCCAGACGTGAAGCAGTGGGGTTCACCCTTGTAATTTGTCCTCTTGTTGCTGTTTCTCAGTGGTTAGATGAGATTGCGCGGTGTACATCCCCGGGAAGCGCCAAGGTCCTTGTATACCATGGGGCTAAGAAAGTGAAGAATGCTGAAGAGTTCAGGAAGTACGACTTTGTATTGACAACTTATTCTACGGTTGAGAATGGATACAGGGGATGCATCGTGTCGCCCGAGAAGCAGTGTGAATTTTGCAGCGAGTCATTTTCTCCACAGAAGCTTATTATccacaataaatatttttgtgggCCTTTGGCTGTGAAAACGACTGAACAAACATTAGAGGAAGATCAGATTGGTTCAGTGGTCAAAGAGAAGCCTATTTTGCACTCTGTTAGGTGGAATCGGATCATTTTGGATGAG GCTCATAACATCAAAGAAAGAAGTAGCAGCACTGCGAAAGCTGTTTTTGCTTTGGAGGCTAACTACAGATGGGCTTTGAGCGGTACCCCTCTCCAGAATCATGTTGGAGAGTTTTACTCTCTG ATTCGCTTCCTGCAAATTCTTCCATATTCGTATTACTTTTGCAGGGACTGTGACTGTAGTATTCTTGATTACAC TAAGCATACACGCTGTCACAGCTGCCCTCATCAAGCAGCGCGACATTTCTGTTGGTGGGGCAAG AATGTGACCAAAGTTTATGGAAACCAGGAACGGGGAAAGCGTGCTATGATAGTATTTAAGAAAGTTCTGAAAGACATCCTCATAAGACGTACTAAATTGGAACTGGCAGCTGATCTTGCCCTTCCTCCTAGAATC ATCACTCTGAGGCGGGATGCACTAGATGATGAAGAGTTCGATTACTATGAATCACTATACGAAAACAGTCAAGCGCAATTTAATAC GTACGTTCAGGGTGGGACATGGATGAAGAAGGATGCAGATATATTTGTTCTTCTCTTCCGTCTGAGACAG GCTGTTGATCATCAATACCTTGTGGAGTATTCCCCTTCTAACTTGAATGATGAGAACAAAAAGGAGCACGAATGCGGTCTCTGCCACGAACCGGCTGAGGACAACGTT GTGACTTCTTGTGCGCATGTGTTCTGTAAAGCCTGTTTGATTGATTTCTCTGCATCCCTGCGAAAAGTCAGCTGCCCAACATGCTCGAAACTTCTAACCGTGGATTGGACTGCCAAAGCTGGCACAGAGCAACAGGCGAAAAGCAAGACTACACTTAAAGGGTTTAGGGCCTCGAGCATTATGAATCTGATAAAGCTCGATGATTTCCAAACAAGTACGAAGATAGAGGCTTTG AGGGAAGAAATCAGGCTCATGGTTGAAAGAGATGGGTCTGCCAAAGCAATAGTTTTCAGCCAGTTCACATCCTTTTTGGATCTGATAAACTACAGCCTCGGGAAG AGTGGGGTTAGTTGCGCCCAACTGGTGGGAGACATGCCCAGGGCAGCTAAAGATGTTGCCATCAATAAATTCAGAGAAGATCCAGATTGCAGAGTTTTCTTGATGAGTTTTAAAGCGGGAGGGGTTGCTCTCAACCTAACAGTCGCGTCACAT GTGTTCATGATGGACCCATGCTGGAACCCAGCGGTTGAGAGGCAAGCTCAAGACAGAATACATAGGATCGGACAGTACAAGCCAATCAG ggTTGTGAAATTCATAATAGAGAATACAGTGGAGGAAAGGATTATAGAGCTTCAAAAGAAGAAGGAACTTCTGTTTGAAGG GACCGTTGATGGTTCTCAGGAGGCCATGAGAAAGTTGACAAGGGACGATATGAAGTTCCTGTTTACCATCTATAACTGA
- the LOC103844175 gene encoding ATP-dependent helicase rhp16 isoform X3, producing MKLRKKAIHPSNEVGDDESSSDGVGSEFQAEEEELQLLPLPNLVPAPAPVPLMRKGTKRKASREKGKLLWEIWEKEDQKWVDEHKTEDGDLEQLNNVITETTEPPPDFIMPLFRYQKEFLAWAIKQEQSAAAGGILADEMGMGKTIQAISLVLARREAVGFTLVICPLVAVSQWLDEIARCTSPGSAKVLVYHGAKKVKNAEEFRKYDFVLTTYSTVENGYRGCIVSPEKQCEFCSESFSPQKLIIHNKYFCGPLAVKTTEQTLEEDQIGSVVKEKPILHSVRWNRIILDEAHNIKERSSSTAKAVFALEANYRWALSGTPLQNHVGEFYSLIRFLQILPYSYYFCRDCDCSILDYTKHTRCHSCPHQAARHFCWWGKNVTKVYGNQERGKRAMIVFKKVLKDILIRRTKLELAADLALPPRIITLRRDALDDEEFDYYESLYENSQAQFNTYVQGGTWMKKDADIFVLLFRLRQAVDHQYLVEYSPSNLNDENKKEHECGLCHEPAEDNVVTSCAHVFCKACLIDFSASLRKVSCPTCSKLLTVDWTAKAGTEQQAKSKTTLKGFRASSIMNLIKLDDFQTSTKIEALREEIRLMVERDGSAKAIVFSQFTSFLDLINYSLGKSGVSCAQLVGDMPRAAKDVAINKFREDPDCRVFLMSFKAGGVALNLTVASHVFMMDPCWNPAVERQAQDRIHRIGQYKPIRVVKFIIENTVEERIIELQKKKELLFEGTVDGSQEAMRKLTRDDMKFLFTIYN from the exons ATGAAGTTACGCAAGAAGGCGATTCATCCTTCCAACGAA GTTGGCGATGACGAATCTTCTTCAGATGGAGTCGGCTCTGAGTTTCAAG CTGAGGAGGAGGAGCTCCAGCTCCTGCCCCTGCCAAATCTTGTCCCTGCCCCTGCCCCTGTGCCTCTGATGCGAAAGGGCACTAAAAGGAAAGCCTCCAGAGAGAAAGGCAAGCTGTTGTGGGAGATCTGGGAAAAAGAAGATCAGAAATGGGTTGATGAACATAAGACAGAGGATGGAGATTTGGAACAACTGAATAATGTGATTACTGAAACTACCGAGCCGCCTCCTGATTTTATTATGCCACTGTTTAGGTACCAGAAGGAGTTTTTAGCATGGGCAATAAAACAGGAACAGTCAGCTGCTGCAGGAGGCATTCTCGCAGATGAGATGGGGATGGGAAAAACCATACAAGCCATCTCTCTTGTTCTTGCCAGACGTGAAGCAGTGGGGTTCACCCTTGTAATTTGTCCTCTTGTTGCTGTTTCTCAGTGGTTAGATGAGATTGCGCGGTGTACATCCCCGGGAAGCGCCAAGGTCCTTGTATACCATGGGGCTAAGAAAGTGAAGAATGCTGAAGAGTTCAGGAAGTACGACTTTGTATTGACAACTTATTCTACGGTTGAGAATGGATACAGGGGATGCATCGTGTCGCCCGAGAAGCAGTGTGAATTTTGCAGCGAGTCATTTTCTCCACAGAAGCTTATTATccacaataaatatttttgtgggCCTTTGGCTGTGAAAACGACTGAACAAACATTAGAGGAAGATCAGATTGGTTCAGTGGTCAAAGAGAAGCCTATTTTGCACTCTGTTAGGTGGAATCGGATCATTTTGGATGAG GCTCATAACATCAAAGAAAGAAGTAGCAGCACTGCGAAAGCTGTTTTTGCTTTGGAGGCTAACTACAGATGGGCTTTGAGCGGTACCCCTCTCCAGAATCATGTTGGAGAGTTTTACTCTCTG ATTCGCTTCCTGCAAATTCTTCCATATTCGTATTACTTTTGCAGGGACTGTGACTGTAGTATTCTTGATTACAC TAAGCATACACGCTGTCACAGCTGCCCTCATCAAGCAGCGCGACATTTCTGTTGGTGGGGCAAG AATGTGACCAAAGTTTATGGAAACCAGGAACGGGGAAAGCGTGCTATGATAGTATTTAAGAAAGTTCTGAAAGACATCCTCATAAGACGTACTAAATTGGAACTGGCAGCTGATCTTGCCCTTCCTCCTAGAATC ATCACTCTGAGGCGGGATGCACTAGATGATGAAGAGTTCGATTACTATGAATCACTATACGAAAACAGTCAAGCGCAATTTAATAC GTACGTTCAGGGTGGGACATGGATGAAGAAGGATGCAGATATATTTGTTCTTCTCTTCCGTCTGAGACAG GCTGTTGATCATCAATACCTTGTGGAGTATTCCCCTTCTAACTTGAATGATGAGAACAAAAAGGAGCACGAATGCGGTCTCTGCCACGAACCGGCTGAGGACAACGTT GTGACTTCTTGTGCGCATGTGTTCTGTAAAGCCTGTTTGATTGATTTCTCTGCATCCCTGCGAAAAGTCAGCTGCCCAACATGCTCGAAACTTCTAACCGTGGATTGGACTGCCAAAGCTGGCACAGAGCAACAGGCGAAAAGCAAGACTACACTTAAAGGGTTTAGGGCCTCGAGCATTATGAATCTGATAAAGCTCGATGATTTCCAAACAAGTACGAAGATAGAGGCTTTG AGGGAAGAAATCAGGCTCATGGTTGAAAGAGATGGGTCTGCCAAAGCAATAGTTTTCAGCCAGTTCACATCCTTTTTGGATCTGATAAACTACAGCCTCGGGAAG AGTGGGGTTAGTTGCGCCCAACTGGTGGGAGACATGCCCAGGGCAGCTAAAGATGTTGCCATCAATAAATTCAGAGAAGATCCAGATTGCAGAGTTTTCTTGATGAGTTTTAAAGCGGGAGGGGTTGCTCTCAACCTAACAGTCGCGTCACAT GTGTTCATGATGGACCCATGCTGGAACCCAGCGGTTGAGAGGCAAGCTCAAGACAGAATACATAGGATCGGACAGTACAAGCCAATCAG ggTTGTGAAATTCATAATAGAGAATACAGTGGAGGAAAGGATTATAGAGCTTCAAAAGAAGAAGGAACTTCTGTTTGAAGG GACCGTTGATGGTTCTCAGGAGGCCATGAGAAAGTTGACAAGGGACGATATGAAGTTCCTGTTTACCATCTATAACTGA
- the LOC103844175 gene encoding ATP-dependent helicase rhp16 isoform X2: MKLRKKAIHPSNEVDNVGDDESSSDGVGSEFQAEEEELQLLPLPNLVPAPAPVPLMRKGTKRKASREKGKLLWEIWEKEDQKWVDEHKTEDGDLEQLNNVITETTEPPPDFIMPLFRYQKEFLAWAIKQEQSAAAGGILADEMGMGKTIQAISLVLARREAVGFTLVICPLVAVSQWLDEIARCTSPGSAKVLVYHGAKKVKNAEEFRKYDFVLTTYSTVENGYRGCIVSPEKQCEFCSESFSPQKLIIHNKYFCGPLAVKTTEQTLEEDQIGSVVKEKPILHSVRWNRIILDEAHNIKERSSSTAKAVFALEANYRWALSGTPLQNHVGEFYSLIRFLQILPYSYYFCRDCDCSILDYTKHTRCHSCPHQAARHFCWWGKNVTKVYGNQERGKRAMIVFKKVLKDILIRRTKLELAADLALPPRIITLRRDALDDEEFDYYESLYENSQAQFNTYVQGGTWMKKDADIFVLLFRLRQAVDHQYLVEYSPSNLNDENKKEHECGLCHEPAEDNVVTSCAHVFCKACLIDFSASLRKVSCPTCSKLLTVDWTAKAGTEQQAKSKTTLKGFRASSIMNLIKLDDFQTSTKIEALREEIRLMVERDGSAKAIVFSQFTSFLDLINYSLGKSGVSCAQLVGDMPRAAKDVAINKFREDPDCRVFLMSFKAGGVALNLTVASHVFMMDPCWNPAVERQAQDRIHRIGQYKPIRVVKFIIENTVEERIIELQKKKELLFEGTVDGSQEAMRKLTRDDMKFLFTIYN, translated from the exons ATGAAGTTACGCAAGAAGGCGATTCATCCTTCCAACGAAG TTGACAACGTTGGCGATGACGAATCTTCTTCAGATGGAGTCGGCTCTGAGTTTCAAG CTGAGGAGGAGGAGCTCCAGCTCCTGCCCCTGCCAAATCTTGTCCCTGCCCCTGCCCCTGTGCCTCTGATGCGAAAGGGCACTAAAAGGAAAGCCTCCAGAGAGAAAGGCAAGCTGTTGTGGGAGATCTGGGAAAAAGAAGATCAGAAATGGGTTGATGAACATAAGACAGAGGATGGAGATTTGGAACAACTGAATAATGTGATTACTGAAACTACCGAGCCGCCTCCTGATTTTATTATGCCACTGTTTAGGTACCAGAAGGAGTTTTTAGCATGGGCAATAAAACAGGAACAGTCAGCTGCTGCAGGAGGCATTCTCGCAGATGAGATGGGGATGGGAAAAACCATACAAGCCATCTCTCTTGTTCTTGCCAGACGTGAAGCAGTGGGGTTCACCCTTGTAATTTGTCCTCTTGTTGCTGTTTCTCAGTGGTTAGATGAGATTGCGCGGTGTACATCCCCGGGAAGCGCCAAGGTCCTTGTATACCATGGGGCTAAGAAAGTGAAGAATGCTGAAGAGTTCAGGAAGTACGACTTTGTATTGACAACTTATTCTACGGTTGAGAATGGATACAGGGGATGCATCGTGTCGCCCGAGAAGCAGTGTGAATTTTGCAGCGAGTCATTTTCTCCACAGAAGCTTATTATccacaataaatatttttgtgggCCTTTGGCTGTGAAAACGACTGAACAAACATTAGAGGAAGATCAGATTGGTTCAGTGGTCAAAGAGAAGCCTATTTTGCACTCTGTTAGGTGGAATCGGATCATTTTGGATGAG GCTCATAACATCAAAGAAAGAAGTAGCAGCACTGCGAAAGCTGTTTTTGCTTTGGAGGCTAACTACAGATGGGCTTTGAGCGGTACCCCTCTCCAGAATCATGTTGGAGAGTTTTACTCTCTG ATTCGCTTCCTGCAAATTCTTCCATATTCGTATTACTTTTGCAGGGACTGTGACTGTAGTATTCTTGATTACAC TAAGCATACACGCTGTCACAGCTGCCCTCATCAAGCAGCGCGACATTTCTGTTGGTGGGGCAAG AATGTGACCAAAGTTTATGGAAACCAGGAACGGGGAAAGCGTGCTATGATAGTATTTAAGAAAGTTCTGAAAGACATCCTCATAAGACGTACTAAATTGGAACTGGCAGCTGATCTTGCCCTTCCTCCTAGAATC ATCACTCTGAGGCGGGATGCACTAGATGATGAAGAGTTCGATTACTATGAATCACTATACGAAAACAGTCAAGCGCAATTTAATAC GTACGTTCAGGGTGGGACATGGATGAAGAAGGATGCAGATATATTTGTTCTTCTCTTCCGTCTGAGACAG GCTGTTGATCATCAATACCTTGTGGAGTATTCCCCTTCTAACTTGAATGATGAGAACAAAAAGGAGCACGAATGCGGTCTCTGCCACGAACCGGCTGAGGACAACGTT GTGACTTCTTGTGCGCATGTGTTCTGTAAAGCCTGTTTGATTGATTTCTCTGCATCCCTGCGAAAAGTCAGCTGCCCAACATGCTCGAAACTTCTAACCGTGGATTGGACTGCCAAAGCTGGCACAGAGCAACAGGCGAAAAGCAAGACTACACTTAAAGGGTTTAGGGCCTCGAGCATTATGAATCTGATAAAGCTCGATGATTTCCAAACAAGTACGAAGATAGAGGCTTTG AGGGAAGAAATCAGGCTCATGGTTGAAAGAGATGGGTCTGCCAAAGCAATAGTTTTCAGCCAGTTCACATCCTTTTTGGATCTGATAAACTACAGCCTCGGGAAG AGTGGGGTTAGTTGCGCCCAACTGGTGGGAGACATGCCCAGGGCAGCTAAAGATGTTGCCATCAATAAATTCAGAGAAGATCCAGATTGCAGAGTTTTCTTGATGAGTTTTAAAGCGGGAGGGGTTGCTCTCAACCTAACAGTCGCGTCACAT GTGTTCATGATGGACCCATGCTGGAACCCAGCGGTTGAGAGGCAAGCTCAAGACAGAATACATAGGATCGGACAGTACAAGCCAATCAG ggTTGTGAAATTCATAATAGAGAATACAGTGGAGGAAAGGATTATAGAGCTTCAAAAGAAGAAGGAACTTCTGTTTGAAGG GACCGTTGATGGTTCTCAGGAGGCCATGAGAAAGTTGACAAGGGACGATATGAAGTTCCTGTTTACCATCTATAACTGA
- the LOC103844175 gene encoding ATP-dependent helicase rhp16 isoform X1 produces MKLRKKAIHPSNEDLSDVTFDFSKQVLSLIVHLEIVDNVGDDESSSDGVGSEFQAEEEELQLLPLPNLVPAPAPVPLMRKGTKRKASREKGKLLWEIWEKEDQKWVDEHKTEDGDLEQLNNVITETTEPPPDFIMPLFRYQKEFLAWAIKQEQSAAAGGILADEMGMGKTIQAISLVLARREAVGFTLVICPLVAVSQWLDEIARCTSPGSAKVLVYHGAKKVKNAEEFRKYDFVLTTYSTVENGYRGCIVSPEKQCEFCSESFSPQKLIIHNKYFCGPLAVKTTEQTLEEDQIGSVVKEKPILHSVRWNRIILDEAHNIKERSSSTAKAVFALEANYRWALSGTPLQNHVGEFYSLIRFLQILPYSYYFCRDCDCSILDYTKHTRCHSCPHQAARHFCWWGKNVTKVYGNQERGKRAMIVFKKVLKDILIRRTKLELAADLALPPRIITLRRDALDDEEFDYYESLYENSQAQFNTYVQGGTWMKKDADIFVLLFRLRQAVDHQYLVEYSPSNLNDENKKEHECGLCHEPAEDNVVTSCAHVFCKACLIDFSASLRKVSCPTCSKLLTVDWTAKAGTEQQAKSKTTLKGFRASSIMNLIKLDDFQTSTKIEALREEIRLMVERDGSAKAIVFSQFTSFLDLINYSLGKSGVSCAQLVGDMPRAAKDVAINKFREDPDCRVFLMSFKAGGVALNLTVASHVFMMDPCWNPAVERQAQDRIHRIGQYKPIRVVKFIIENTVEERIIELQKKKELLFEGTVDGSQEAMRKLTRDDMKFLFTIYN; encoded by the exons ATGAAGTTACGCAAGAAGGCGATTCATCCTTCCAACGAAG ATCTAAGCGATGTGACTTTTGATTTCTCTAAACAAGTGTTATCTTTGATTGTTCATCTGGAAATAGTTGACAACGTTGGCGATGACGAATCTTCTTCAGATGGAGTCGGCTCTGAGTTTCAAG CTGAGGAGGAGGAGCTCCAGCTCCTGCCCCTGCCAAATCTTGTCCCTGCCCCTGCCCCTGTGCCTCTGATGCGAAAGGGCACTAAAAGGAAAGCCTCCAGAGAGAAAGGCAAGCTGTTGTGGGAGATCTGGGAAAAAGAAGATCAGAAATGGGTTGATGAACATAAGACAGAGGATGGAGATTTGGAACAACTGAATAATGTGATTACTGAAACTACCGAGCCGCCTCCTGATTTTATTATGCCACTGTTTAGGTACCAGAAGGAGTTTTTAGCATGGGCAATAAAACAGGAACAGTCAGCTGCTGCAGGAGGCATTCTCGCAGATGAGATGGGGATGGGAAAAACCATACAAGCCATCTCTCTTGTTCTTGCCAGACGTGAAGCAGTGGGGTTCACCCTTGTAATTTGTCCTCTTGTTGCTGTTTCTCAGTGGTTAGATGAGATTGCGCGGTGTACATCCCCGGGAAGCGCCAAGGTCCTTGTATACCATGGGGCTAAGAAAGTGAAGAATGCTGAAGAGTTCAGGAAGTACGACTTTGTATTGACAACTTATTCTACGGTTGAGAATGGATACAGGGGATGCATCGTGTCGCCCGAGAAGCAGTGTGAATTTTGCAGCGAGTCATTTTCTCCACAGAAGCTTATTATccacaataaatatttttgtgggCCTTTGGCTGTGAAAACGACTGAACAAACATTAGAGGAAGATCAGATTGGTTCAGTGGTCAAAGAGAAGCCTATTTTGCACTCTGTTAGGTGGAATCGGATCATTTTGGATGAG GCTCATAACATCAAAGAAAGAAGTAGCAGCACTGCGAAAGCTGTTTTTGCTTTGGAGGCTAACTACAGATGGGCTTTGAGCGGTACCCCTCTCCAGAATCATGTTGGAGAGTTTTACTCTCTG ATTCGCTTCCTGCAAATTCTTCCATATTCGTATTACTTTTGCAGGGACTGTGACTGTAGTATTCTTGATTACAC TAAGCATACACGCTGTCACAGCTGCCCTCATCAAGCAGCGCGACATTTCTGTTGGTGGGGCAAG AATGTGACCAAAGTTTATGGAAACCAGGAACGGGGAAAGCGTGCTATGATAGTATTTAAGAAAGTTCTGAAAGACATCCTCATAAGACGTACTAAATTGGAACTGGCAGCTGATCTTGCCCTTCCTCCTAGAATC ATCACTCTGAGGCGGGATGCACTAGATGATGAAGAGTTCGATTACTATGAATCACTATACGAAAACAGTCAAGCGCAATTTAATAC GTACGTTCAGGGTGGGACATGGATGAAGAAGGATGCAGATATATTTGTTCTTCTCTTCCGTCTGAGACAG GCTGTTGATCATCAATACCTTGTGGAGTATTCCCCTTCTAACTTGAATGATGAGAACAAAAAGGAGCACGAATGCGGTCTCTGCCACGAACCGGCTGAGGACAACGTT GTGACTTCTTGTGCGCATGTGTTCTGTAAAGCCTGTTTGATTGATTTCTCTGCATCCCTGCGAAAAGTCAGCTGCCCAACATGCTCGAAACTTCTAACCGTGGATTGGACTGCCAAAGCTGGCACAGAGCAACAGGCGAAAAGCAAGACTACACTTAAAGGGTTTAGGGCCTCGAGCATTATGAATCTGATAAAGCTCGATGATTTCCAAACAAGTACGAAGATAGAGGCTTTG AGGGAAGAAATCAGGCTCATGGTTGAAAGAGATGGGTCTGCCAAAGCAATAGTTTTCAGCCAGTTCACATCCTTTTTGGATCTGATAAACTACAGCCTCGGGAAG AGTGGGGTTAGTTGCGCCCAACTGGTGGGAGACATGCCCAGGGCAGCTAAAGATGTTGCCATCAATAAATTCAGAGAAGATCCAGATTGCAGAGTTTTCTTGATGAGTTTTAAAGCGGGAGGGGTTGCTCTCAACCTAACAGTCGCGTCACAT GTGTTCATGATGGACCCATGCTGGAACCCAGCGGTTGAGAGGCAAGCTCAAGACAGAATACATAGGATCGGACAGTACAAGCCAATCAG ggTTGTGAAATTCATAATAGAGAATACAGTGGAGGAAAGGATTATAGAGCTTCAAAAGAAGAAGGAACTTCTGTTTGAAGG GACCGTTGATGGTTCTCAGGAGGCCATGAGAAAGTTGACAAGGGACGATATGAAGTTCCTGTTTACCATCTATAACTGA